From the Nocardiopsis changdeensis genome, one window contains:
- a CDS encoding bifunctional cytidylyltransferase/SDR family oxidoreductase: protein MPESSTFPRPAPATRTVAVVLAGGSGQRIGLATPKQLLKIAGKTILEHTLDVFEQAPRVDEVIVMMNPGFVNDAEAIVRKAGFTKVTRVLPGGTSRNATTQLALDALSHLPADTTNLLFHDAVRPLLSQRVIDDCVTALDTYRAVDVAIPSSDTVIEVDDDVITDVPTRARLRRGQTPQGFRMSAIRDAYERAWADPGFEATDDCTVVLRYSPGTPIHVVAGEEQNMKVTQPVDIFIADKLFQLSSADTPEFTDQDRDRLLGGRTVVVFGGSHGIGAEVADLAEKHGARVFRYSRSATRTDVADPAQVAAALEQAHSATGRIDHVVNTAGVLRIGRLDATGPEAIEEALRVNYLAPVHIARAAFPYLAQTKGQLLLYTSSSYTRGRAEYSLYSSTKAATVNLTQALADEWSEDGVRINCINPERTRTPMRVKAFGEEPAGTLLSAEKVARTSLDVLLSDLTGHVVDVRREDPVAAARARGTEEAK from the coding sequence TTGCCTGAGAGCAGTACCTTTCCACGGCCGGCGCCCGCCACAAGGACGGTCGCGGTCGTCCTGGCCGGCGGCAGCGGCCAGCGCATCGGCCTGGCGACGCCCAAGCAGCTCCTGAAGATCGCCGGGAAGACGATCCTGGAGCACACGCTCGACGTCTTCGAGCAGGCCCCGCGCGTGGACGAGGTCATCGTGATGATGAACCCCGGCTTCGTCAACGACGCCGAGGCCATCGTGCGCAAGGCCGGGTTCACGAAGGTGACCCGGGTGCTGCCGGGCGGGACCTCCCGCAACGCCACCACCCAGCTCGCCCTGGACGCCCTGTCGCACCTGCCCGCCGACACCACCAACCTGCTGTTCCACGACGCGGTCCGGCCCCTGCTGTCCCAGCGGGTCATCGACGACTGCGTCACCGCCCTGGACACCTACCGGGCCGTGGACGTGGCGATCCCCTCCTCGGACACCGTCATCGAGGTGGACGACGACGTCATCACCGACGTCCCCACCCGCGCCCGGCTGCGCCGCGGCCAGACCCCGCAGGGCTTCCGGATGTCCGCCATCCGCGACGCCTACGAGCGCGCCTGGGCCGACCCGGGCTTCGAGGCCACCGACGACTGCACCGTCGTCCTGCGCTACTCCCCCGGCACCCCGATCCACGTGGTCGCCGGCGAGGAGCAGAACATGAAGGTGACCCAGCCGGTCGACATCTTCATCGCCGACAAGCTCTTCCAGCTCTCCTCGGCGGACACCCCCGAGTTCACCGACCAGGACCGCGACCGGCTGCTCGGCGGGCGGACCGTGGTGGTCTTCGGCGGCAGCCACGGCATCGGCGCCGAGGTCGCCGACCTGGCGGAGAAGCACGGTGCCCGGGTCTTCCGCTACTCGCGCAGCGCCACCCGCACCGACGTGGCCGACCCCGCGCAGGTCGCCGCCGCCCTGGAGCAGGCGCACAGCGCCACCGGCCGCATCGACCATGTGGTCAACACCGCCGGGGTGCTGCGCATCGGACGGCTGGACGCCACCGGCCCGGAGGCGATCGAGGAGGCGCTGCGGGTCAACTACCTGGCCCCGGTGCACATCGCCCGGGCGGCCTTCCCGTACCTCGCCCAGACCAAGGGCCAGCTGCTCCTGTACACCTCCAGCTCCTACACCCGGGGCCGGGCCGAGTACAGCCTGTACTCCTCCACCAAGGCCGCCACGGTCAACCTGACCCAGGCCCTGGCCGACGAGTGGTCCGAGGACGGCGTGCGCATCAACTGCATCAACCCCGAGCGCACCCGTACTCCGATGCGGGTGAAGGCCTTCGGCGAGGAACCGGCCGGGACGCTGCTCAGCGCCGAGAAGGTGGCCCGCACCTCCCTGGACGTGCTGCTGTCCGACCTCACCGGCCACGTCGTCGACGTCCGCCGCGAGGACCCGGTGGCCGCCGCCCGGGCGCGCGGGACGGAGGAGGCGAAGTGA
- a CDS encoding glycerophosphotransferase, with protein MNRLRHLGVNGTALAVLAAMGLSFLLQAVEVAMAQVWVFGVLTLVLYTTEWLVAQRVTVLTKVLSRIRVGLTVRMLLRQILLIALYVSVGAIGTTAYWSTFAGLAAFFVLSLGYDLMRMQILRRSRLPVRTRNLDLSALNLPQVPRFVRELPMNRVFLADFALVAGGVAHLAGGPEWLAVGGAALSAGAVLVLALATVPTLLAHLRFPSDAEVIEEVNERLRAYRPEVVLYFTFGVGSQNGVYQANMWLEAVERLDRRALVVFREHANLPHLEPTPLPVVCVPRADDLAALDLSTVRVALYPGNAGKNIHLVQRAEIKHVFVGHGDSDKLPSSNRVSRIFDEIWVAGRGGRERYRRVRHAIDDRDVVEVGRPQLDVVKGPRSAAERSVPTVIYAPTWEGVDDNNYLTSADTVGVELVERLLADGGPVRLIYKPHPLLGKRSPRAAEAHRRIVEAITAHNRGLDPVTPEAERRLAELRARIEHFRQESSERNLTPGDLAGYRDLLRQWHDLYWTSSGPLRHHVVTDPFPTLFSCFNESDAMVSDISSVVADFIASGKPYAIADLWDTSDDEFRAQYPSAGAGYLLRPGLAGLDEVLAAAREPAGDAMARRREILKEYLLGPDEPDSQTRFSAAVDALYERGLRDFPLGTFAEPIPADPFRGEEPDGPEGAALPVNVPDTERTV; from the coding sequence GTGAACCGGCTCCGCCATCTGGGGGTGAACGGCACCGCGCTGGCCGTCCTTGCGGCCATGGGGCTCTCCTTCCTGCTCCAGGCCGTCGAGGTGGCCATGGCACAGGTCTGGGTGTTCGGGGTGCTGACCCTGGTCCTGTACACCACCGAGTGGCTCGTCGCCCAGCGCGTCACCGTGCTGACCAAGGTGCTCAGCCGCATCCGGGTGGGGCTCACCGTGCGGATGCTGCTGCGGCAGATCCTCCTGATCGCGCTGTACGTGTCCGTGGGGGCGATCGGCACCACGGCCTACTGGTCGACGTTCGCAGGGCTGGCCGCGTTCTTCGTGCTGTCCCTGGGCTACGACCTGATGCGGATGCAGATCCTGCGCCGCTCCCGGCTGCCGGTGCGGACCCGCAACCTGGACCTGTCGGCGCTGAACCTGCCGCAGGTCCCCCGGTTCGTGCGCGAGCTGCCGATGAACCGCGTGTTCCTCGCCGACTTCGCCCTGGTGGCGGGCGGTGTGGCGCACCTGGCCGGCGGACCGGAATGGCTCGCGGTCGGCGGTGCCGCGCTGAGCGCGGGCGCCGTCCTGGTACTGGCGCTGGCCACCGTGCCGACGCTCTTGGCGCACCTGCGCTTCCCCTCCGACGCCGAGGTCATCGAGGAGGTCAACGAGCGGCTGCGCGCGTACCGGCCCGAGGTGGTCCTGTACTTCACGTTCGGCGTGGGCAGCCAGAACGGCGTCTACCAGGCCAACATGTGGCTGGAGGCGGTGGAGCGGCTGGACCGGCGGGCCCTGGTGGTGTTCCGCGAGCACGCCAACCTGCCGCACCTGGAGCCGACCCCGCTGCCGGTCGTGTGCGTCCCGCGCGCAGACGACCTGGCCGCCCTGGACCTGTCCACGGTGCGGGTGGCCCTGTACCCGGGCAACGCGGGCAAGAACATCCACCTGGTGCAGCGCGCCGAGATCAAGCACGTGTTCGTCGGGCACGGCGACAGCGACAAGCTGCCGAGCAGCAACCGGGTCAGCCGGATCTTCGACGAGATCTGGGTGGCCGGTCGCGGCGGGCGCGAGCGCTACCGCAGGGTCCGGCACGCCATCGACGACCGCGACGTGGTGGAGGTGGGCCGCCCCCAGCTGGACGTGGTCAAGGGCCCGAGGTCGGCGGCCGAGCGGTCGGTGCCCACCGTGATCTACGCGCCCACCTGGGAGGGCGTGGACGACAACAACTACCTGACCTCGGCCGACACCGTCGGCGTGGAGCTGGTGGAGCGGCTGCTGGCCGACGGCGGACCGGTCCGGCTCATCTACAAGCCGCACCCGCTGCTGGGCAAGCGGTCCCCGCGCGCCGCGGAGGCGCACCGGCGGATCGTGGAGGCGATCACCGCGCACAACCGCGGCCTGGACCCGGTGACCCCGGAGGCCGAGCGGCGGCTGGCGGAGCTGCGGGCGCGGATCGAGCACTTCCGGCAGGAGTCCTCGGAGCGGAACCTGACCCCGGGCGACCTGGCCGGGTACCGGGACCTGCTGCGGCAGTGGCACGACCTGTACTGGACCTCCTCCGGACCGCTGCGCCACCACGTGGTCACCGACCCGTTCCCGACCCTGTTCTCGTGCTTCAACGAGTCGGACGCGATGGTCAGCGACATCTCCAGCGTGGTGGCCGACTTCATCGCCAGCGGCAAGCCCTACGCCATCGCGGACCTGTGGGACACCTCCGACGACGAGTTCCGCGCACAGTACCCGTCCGCGGGGGCCGGGTACCTGCTGCGCCCCGGCCTGGCCGGGCTGGACGAGGTCCTGGCGGCCGCCCGGGAACCGGCGGGCGACGCCATGGCCCGCCGCCGGGAGATCCTCAAGGAGTACCTGCTGGGACCGGACGAGCCGGACTCCCAGACCCGGTTCTCCGCGGCCGTGGACGCCCTCTACGAGCGGGGCCTGCGGGACTTCCCGCTCGGCACCTTCGCCGAGCCGATCCCGGCCGACCCGTTCCGCGGGGAGGAACCGGACGGGCCCGAAGGCGCCGCGCTCCCGGTCAACGTCCCCGACACGGAGAGAACGGTCTGA
- a CDS encoding bifunctional cytidylyltransferase/SDR family oxidoreductase, with amino-acid sequence MTRTVAVVLAGGSGQRIGLATPKQLLKIAGKTILEHTLELFEQAPRVDEVIVMMNPGFVNDAEAIVRKAGLGKVSRVLPGGTSRNATTQLALDALSHYSAENTNVLFHDAVRPLLSQRVIDDCVTALETYQAVDVAIPSSDTIIEVDDDVITDVPTRSRLRRGQTPQGFRLATIRNAYAKAWADPGFEATDDCTVVLRYAPEVPIHVVAGEEQNMKVTQPVDIFIADKLFQLSSAATPEFTEEDYAARLTGKTVVVFGGSYGIGAGIADLAEKHGARVFRYSRSATRTDVANPADIAGALEQAHSATGRIDYVVNTAGVLRIGRLDQTDDAVIEEALRVNYLAPVHIARASFPYLAQTKGQLLLYTSSSYTRGRGEYSLYSSTKAATVNLTQALADEWSEDGVRINCINPERTQTPMRVKAFGEEPAGTLLSAEKVAVTSLDVLLSDLTGHVVDVRREDLPGIGGAGGAK; translated from the coding sequence GTGACCCGCACCGTCGCCGTCGTCCTGGCCGGCGGCAGCGGCCAGCGCATCGGCCTGGCGACGCCCAAGCAGCTCCTGAAGATCGCCGGGAAGACGATCCTGGAACACACCTTGGAGCTGTTCGAGCAGGCCCCGCGCGTGGACGAGGTCATCGTGATGATGAACCCCGGCTTCGTCAACGACGCCGAGGCCATCGTGCGCAAGGCCGGACTGGGGAAGGTCTCCCGGGTGCTGCCGGGCGGGACCTCCCGCAACGCCACCACCCAGCTCGCCCTGGACGCGCTGTCGCACTACTCGGCGGAGAACACCAACGTGCTCTTCCACGACGCGGTGCGCCCCCTGCTGTCCCAGCGGGTCATCGACGACTGCGTCACCGCCCTGGAGACCTACCAGGCCGTGGACGTGGCCATTCCGTCCTCGGACACCATCATCGAGGTGGACGACGACGTCATCACCGACGTCCCCACCCGGTCGCGGCTGCGCCGCGGCCAGACCCCGCAGGGCTTCCGCCTGGCCACGATCCGCAACGCCTACGCCAAGGCCTGGGCCGACCCGGGCTTCGAGGCCACCGACGACTGCACCGTCGTCCTGCGCTACGCGCCCGAGGTGCCGATCCACGTGGTGGCGGGTGAAGAGCAGAACATGAAGGTGACCCAGCCGGTCGACATCTTCATCGCCGACAAGCTCTTCCAGCTCTCCTCGGCCGCCACCCCCGAATTCACCGAAGAGGACTACGCCGCACGGCTCACCGGCAAGACGGTGGTCGTGTTCGGCGGCAGCTACGGGATCGGCGCCGGGATCGCCGACCTGGCGGAGAAGCACGGCGCCCGGGTCTTCCGCTACTCGCGTAGCGCCACCCGCACCGACGTGGCCAACCCGGCCGACATCGCCGGGGCCCTGGAGCAGGCGCACAGCGCCACCGGCCGCATCGACTACGTCGTCAACACCGCCGGGGTGCTGCGCATCGGCCGCCTCGACCAGACCGACGACGCCGTCATCGAGGAGGCTCTGCGGGTCAACTACCTGGCCCCGGTGCACATCGCGCGCGCCTCCTTCCCGTACCTCGCCCAGACCAAGGGCCAGCTGCTCCTGTACACCTCCAGCTCCTACACGCGCGGACGCGGCGAGTACAGCCTGTACTCCTCCACCAAGGCGGCGACCGTCAACCTGACCCAGGCCCTGGCCGACGAGTGGTCCGAGGACGGCGTGCGCATCAACTGCATCAACCCCGAGCGCACCCAGACGCCCATGCGGGTCAAGGCCTTCGGCGAGGAGCCGGCCGGAACGCTGCTCAGCGCCGAGAAGGTGGCAGTCACCTCCCTGGACGTGCTCCTGTCCGACCTCACCGGCCACGTCGTCGACGTCCGCCGCGAGGACCTGCCGGGCATCGGCGGCGCCGGGGGCGCCAAGTGA
- a CDS encoding glycerophosphotransferase — protein sequence MSKLRELSRETLFGAALLGLTYLAMLAGVITESWWTFAIGAAGSYAVDALLLHRLQDLAKLVQQIRLGITPRALLRQLLVLGLLITTTSATSTGIGMVLLAFLLLFGLQLVAGIAARMLRASRKLPVVTRNIDLEPLNIPDSPPMPLVREPMSRLLPLDAFLVFGVVGYVALGSAWIVAAGAVLTLGVTVLALLMLAWHIRRARTIPSPEQVMEFTQSWLDSYRPEVVLYFSGSADSAYQVNMWLDTMARLPRRGIIVLRERVIAAQLAPTSVPVLCVPTSTDLMALDFGPARVALYPANTGKNIHMLRNPVIKHVFIGHGDSDKIASVNPFSKVYDEVWTAGRAGLDRYVRAQVGVRTDEIVEVGRPQLDAIRTDTAPNAVRTVLYAPTWEGWTDEPGNTSLTDAGPTLIARLLKAEPGVRVLYKPHPFTGIRSAQARRAHQKIVALLEAANKAAGHGEPDTRELAALDRRLAVFDDDRGATDEAHNSREEGRTDPGIIAEAAALVDDWHRVYWKGRPDTAHLVIQGPRPSLYSCFDQADLLISDISSVVADFVATEKPYAITNCEGITHEEFRVKHPTSSAAYMLLPDGKGLDTALAAVHLREADELAEQRRALRTYLLGPSDVTSMSRFTAAVDDLYTRAADLRPLTPLGGETPAGLSRP from the coding sequence GTGAGCAAGCTCCGCGAACTGAGCCGGGAGACCCTCTTCGGGGCGGCCCTGCTCGGCCTCACCTATCTGGCCATGCTCGCGGGTGTCATCACCGAGTCGTGGTGGACCTTCGCCATCGGGGCCGCGGGCAGCTACGCCGTGGACGCGCTGCTGCTGCACCGGCTCCAGGACCTGGCCAAGCTGGTCCAGCAGATCCGCCTGGGCATCACCCCGCGCGCCCTGCTGCGCCAGCTGCTCGTCCTGGGCCTGCTCATCACCACCACCAGCGCCACCTCCACCGGTATCGGCATGGTCCTGCTGGCGTTCCTGCTGCTCTTCGGACTCCAGCTCGTGGCCGGCATCGCCGCCAGGATGCTGCGTGCCTCGCGCAAGCTGCCGGTCGTCACCCGCAACATCGACCTGGAACCCCTGAACATCCCCGACAGCCCTCCCATGCCGCTCGTCCGCGAGCCCATGAGCAGGCTGCTGCCGCTGGACGCCTTCCTGGTGTTCGGCGTCGTGGGATACGTGGCGCTCGGTTCGGCGTGGATCGTGGCGGCCGGGGCCGTGCTGACCCTGGGCGTCACGGTCCTGGCACTGCTGATGCTGGCCTGGCACATCCGGCGCGCCCGCACCATCCCTTCCCCCGAGCAGGTCATGGAGTTCACCCAGTCCTGGCTGGACTCCTACCGGCCCGAGGTCGTCCTGTACTTCTCCGGGTCGGCCGACTCCGCCTACCAGGTGAACATGTGGCTGGACACGATGGCCCGGCTGCCCCGGCGCGGGATCATCGTGCTGCGCGAGCGCGTCATCGCCGCCCAGCTGGCGCCCACCTCCGTCCCGGTGCTGTGCGTCCCGACCTCCACCGACCTGATGGCGCTGGACTTCGGTCCGGCGCGGGTGGCCCTGTACCCGGCCAACACCGGCAAGAACATCCACATGCTGCGCAACCCGGTGATCAAGCACGTGTTCATCGGACACGGCGACAGCGACAAGATCGCCAGCGTCAACCCGTTCAGCAAGGTCTACGACGAGGTGTGGACCGCCGGCCGGGCCGGGCTGGACCGGTACGTGCGCGCCCAGGTGGGCGTGCGCACCGATGAGATCGTCGAGGTGGGCCGCCCCCAGCTGGACGCGATCCGCACCGACACCGCGCCCAACGCCGTCCGCACCGTGCTGTACGCGCCGACCTGGGAGGGGTGGACCGACGAGCCCGGCAACACCTCCCTGACCGACGCGGGTCCCACCCTGATCGCCCGGCTGCTCAAGGCCGAACCCGGGGTGCGCGTTCTGTACAAGCCGCACCCGTTCACCGGCATCCGCTCGGCGCAGGCGCGCCGCGCCCACCAGAAGATCGTCGCTCTGCTGGAGGCCGCGAACAAGGCCGCCGGCCACGGCGAGCCGGACACCCGCGAACTGGCCGCGCTCGACCGCCGCCTGGCCGTCTTCGACGACGACCGGGGCGCCACCGACGAGGCCCACAACTCGCGGGAGGAGGGCCGGACCGACCCCGGGATCATCGCCGAAGCGGCCGCCCTCGTCGACGACTGGCACCGGGTGTACTGGAAGGGCCGACCCGACACGGCGCACCTGGTCATCCAGGGGCCGCGGCCGTCGCTGTACTCCTGCTTCGACCAGGCCGACCTGCTCATCAGCGACATCTCCAGCGTGGTGGCCGACTTCGTCGCCACCGAGAAGCCCTACGCGATCACCAACTGCGAGGGCATCACGCACGAGGAGTTCCGCGTCAAGCACCCGACGTCGAGCGCGGCCTACATGCTCCTGCCCGACGGGAAGGGCCTGGACACCGCCCTGGCCGCCGTGCACCTGCGCGAGGCCGACGAACTGGCCGAGCAGCGGCGCGCACTGCGCACCTACCTGCTGGGGCCGTCCGACGTCACCTCCATGAGCCGCTTCACCGCCGCCGTGGACGACCTGTACACGCGCGCCGCCGACCTGCGGCCGCTCACCCCTCTCGGCGGGGAGACCCCCGCCGGACTCAGCCGCCCCTGA
- a CDS encoding polysaccharide pyruvyl transferase family protein — MKRILMRSRKDPFRIVHAGAAIEENVFGDNAGNLIFSQASHKLLQTSDTEIVSNGFRADASEAERINEEYDAFVVPLANAFRVSFVPHLNRLSSLIEKLTIPVVVLGVGAQSDLDYGLKRMERLNEPVRRFASAVLDRSASIGVRGEFTERYLKSLGFNDVEVIGCPSMFMDGDRLSVTKKVAELDSDSAVAVNASRSALGAGDVGGIVSSNFERYPNMRYFAQETKDLALLYWGDASGVEDRHDPMPVHRTHPLFLQNKVNVHLDPATWIDALREYDFSFGTRIHGNIAALLAGTPAVVLCHDSRTLELCRYFDIPHRVIRDLPSDVDAADLHREADYTAMHAGHAERFARFTAFLEKNGLSHVHQPGEDGGAAFDEHVRATAYPPAVDAWTSAEAGVGDRIGWLRSRHKESEAARTELTKRVTSLEKDTERRFKAMEKRLKAAEKAAQQPLTSRIRRPVGRILRKAGLRR, encoded by the coding sequence ATGAAGCGCATCCTCATGCGGTCGAGGAAAGACCCGTTCCGCATCGTTCACGCGGGTGCCGCCATCGAAGAGAACGTCTTCGGTGACAACGCCGGGAACCTCATCTTCAGCCAGGCATCGCACAAACTGCTCCAGACGTCGGACACGGAGATCGTCTCCAACGGGTTCCGTGCCGACGCCTCCGAAGCGGAACGGATCAACGAGGAGTACGACGCGTTCGTCGTACCTCTGGCCAACGCCTTTCGCGTGTCCTTCGTCCCCCACCTCAACAGGCTGAGCTCCCTCATCGAGAAGCTGACCATCCCGGTCGTGGTCCTGGGAGTGGGGGCCCAGTCCGACCTGGACTACGGCCTGAAGCGCATGGAACGGCTGAACGAGCCCGTACGGCGCTTCGCCTCGGCGGTCCTGGACCGCTCCGCGAGCATCGGCGTGCGCGGCGAGTTCACGGAGCGGTACCTGAAGAGCCTCGGCTTCAACGACGTCGAGGTCATCGGCTGCCCGTCCATGTTCATGGACGGGGACCGGCTCTCCGTCACCAAGAAGGTGGCGGAGCTCGACTCCGACTCGGCCGTCGCCGTCAACGCCTCGCGCAGCGCCCTGGGCGCCGGCGACGTGGGCGGCATCGTCAGCTCGAACTTCGAGCGCTACCCGAACATGCGCTACTTCGCCCAGGAGACGAAGGACCTGGCGCTGCTGTACTGGGGCGACGCCTCCGGCGTGGAGGACCGGCACGACCCGATGCCGGTCCACCGGACCCACCCCCTGTTCCTCCAGAACAAGGTGAACGTCCACCTGGACCCGGCGACCTGGATCGACGCCCTGCGGGAGTACGACTTCTCCTTCGGCACCCGCATCCACGGCAACATCGCCGCGCTGCTCGCGGGCACCCCGGCCGTGGTCCTGTGCCACGACTCGCGCACCCTGGAGCTGTGCCGGTACTTCGACATCCCGCACCGGGTCATCCGGGACCTGCCGTCGGACGTGGACGCCGCCGACCTGCACCGGGAGGCCGACTACACCGCGATGCACGCCGGGCACGCCGAGCGGTTCGCACGCTTCACGGCCTTCCTGGAGAAGAACGGGCTCTCCCACGTGCACCAGCCCGGAGAGGACGGCGGGGCCGCGTTCGACGAGCACGTGCGCGCGACGGCCTACCCTCCGGCCGTGGACGCCTGGACCAGCGCCGAGGCGGGCGTGGGCGACCGCATCGGGTGGCTGCGCTCCCGCCACAAGGAGAGCGAGGCGGCCCGCACCGAGCTGACCAAGCGGGTGACCTCCCTGGAGAAGGACACCGAGCGCAGGTTCAAGGCCATGGAGAAGCGCCTGAAGGCCGCCGAGAAGGCGGCCCAGCAGCCTCTCACGAGCCGCATCCGCAGGCCCGTCGGGAGGATCCTGCGCAAGGCCGGCCTGCGCCGCTGA